In Trifolium pratense cultivar HEN17-A07 linkage group LG7, ARS_RC_1.1, whole genome shotgun sequence, a genomic segment contains:
- the LOC123896191 gene encoding cell division control protein 2 homolog, giving the protein MYRLLDVTNNNGTRFVSLVFEYLDCNLSQYIKENQRYGSCSSFNDPINIKSFMYQILSAVEYCHCHEIIHRDLKPTNLLIDRSEKIIKLADFGLARELGDPDMMYTRKVATLCYRAPEILFGCGKYSTPIDIWSVGCIFGEMLLEKPLLEGKYWMDELEMFFSMFGTPTEETWPGITKLCTNITTYPKYEPVDLSTMFYDLDPTGLNLLTTMLCLDPNKRITAEAALKHAYFKGLVLHPVIKGK; this is encoded by the exons ATGTATAGATTATTGGATGTAACCAATAACAATGGCACAAGATTTGTAAGCCTTGTTTTTGAGTATCTTGATTGTAATCTTTCTCAATACATTAAAGAGAATCAACGCTATGGTTCATGTTCATCTTTTAATGATCCCATCAATATAAAG AGTTTTATGTATCAGATTCTGTCTGCAGTGGAATATTGCCATTGTCATGAGATTATTCACAGAGATTTGAAACCAACAAATCTTCTAATCGATCGTTCTGAAAAGATAATCAAATTGGCTGATTTTGGTTTGGCTAGAGAGTTAGGAGATCCTGACATGATGTATACTAGGAag GTAGCAACTTTGTGTTATAGAGCACCTGAAATATTGTTTGGATGTGGTAAATATTCAACTCCAATTGATATTTGGTCAGTGGGCTGTATATTTGGTGAGATGTTACTTGAAAAACCATTACTCGAAGGAAAATATTGGATGGATGAATTAGAAATGTTTTTCAG TATGTTCGGTACCCCAACAGAGGAAACGTGGCCTGGGATCACTAAATTGTGTACTAACATTACAACCTATCCCAAATATGAACCAGTG GACCTATCAACAATGTTTTATGATCTTGATCCAACTGGTCTTAATCTTCTAACG ACAATGCTTTGCCTAGACCCAAACAAGAGGATTACTGCCGAAGCTGCTCTAAAGCATGCTTATTTTAAAGGCTTGGTCTTGCATCCG GTTATTAAAGGAAAATAG
- the LOC123898439 gene encoding glycosyl hydrolase 5 family protein-like: MLTKSIQSLFLLLIIFISSSQHANAYPLSTQSRWIIDESTNERVKLVCGNWAGHLQPMIPEGLDRRPLKELVGELVKNKFNCVRLTYAIYMWTRYEHDIVNVTFSHLDAPEVVDGITKYNPSILKMTHIEAFDAVVNELGNQNVKVLLDNHVSEPKWCCHDDDENGFFFDRHFDPQEWIQGLTLAAQHFKAHHAIVAMSLRNELHGPRQNLKDWYKYMSQAALAIHKANPNVLVVISGLNYDTELQFLRKKPMNINLGQKMVFETHLYSWSGIGTLKLKEIWSKQPLNRICANSIRGLDQRAGFLTTGVNAVPLIMTEFGFDQTGSTVEDNRFLTCLQTYLVGRDFDFGLWAFHGSYYVREDKVQLDETFGLVDATWHKLRYPNFTDKFQLLQRKNQDPTSKLSNSYIMYHPLTGKCAQVNNNNQLEIGSCENQKRWTYDGSKLLLSDTKKCLTASGEGLPVSVSDACHRSNSSWRTASLSKLHLATFDQYGKQLCLHMDSNSSVVVTSKCICINDDSLCLDDPQSQWFQLVATNV; encoded by the exons ATGTTAACAAAATCCATTCAATCATTGTTTCTTCTTCTCATTATTTTCATCTCTTCATCACAACATGCAAATGCATATCCATTATCAACACAATCAAGATGGATCATAGATGAATCAACAAATGAAAGAGTGAAACTTGTTTGTGGAAATTGGGCAGGTCATCTTCAACCAATGATCCCTGAAGGACTTGATAGAAGACCTTTAAAGGAACTTGTTGGTGAGCTTGTCAAGAACAAATTCAATTGTGTTAGATTAACTTATGCAATTTATATGTGGACAAGATATGAACATGATATTGTGAATGTTACTTTTAGTCATTTGGATGCACCTGAAGTTGTGGATGGTATTACTAAGTATAATCCTTCAATTTTGAAAATGACTCATATTGAAGCTTTTGATGCTGTTGTGAATGAACTTGGTAATCAGAATGTTAAAGTTTTGCTTGATAATCATGTTAGTGAACCTAAATGGTGTtgtcatgatgatgatgagaatgGATTCTTTTTTGATAGACATTTTGATCCTCAAGAATGGATTCAAGGACTTACTTTGGCAGCGCAACACTTTAAGGCACATCATGCT ATTGTGGCAATGAGTTTGAGGAATGAATTGCATGGTCCACGCCAAAATCTAAAAGATTGGTACAAGTACATGAGCCAAGCAGCACTAGCAATCCATAAAGCAAATCCAAATGTACTTGTGGTTATCTCAGGTTTAAACTATGACACTGAGTTAcaatttttaaggaaaaaaccAATGAACATAAACTTGGGACAAAAAATGGTGTTTGAGACACATTTGTACTCATGGTCTGGAATTGGAACACTCAAATTGAAAGAGATTTGGTCTAAGCAACCATTGAATAGAATTTGTGCAAATAGCATTAGAGGTTTAGATCAAAGAGCTGGATTTCTTACTACTGGTGTGAATGCAGTTCCTTTGATCATGACTGAGTTTGGATTTGATCAAACAGGCTCTACAGTTGAAGATAATAGGTTCTTGACATGCCTTCAAACATATCTTGTTGGAAGagattttgattttggtttgtGGGCTTTTCATGGTAGTTATTATGTTAGAGAAGATAAAGTTCAACTTGATGAGACTTTTGGTCTTGTTGATGCTACTTGGCATAAGCTTAGATATCCTAATTTCACTGATAAGTTCCAACTTTTGCAAAGGAAGAATCAAG ATCCTACATCCAAACTCTCCAATTCATATATCATGTACCACCCTCTTACTGGTAAATGTGCACAAGTGAATAATAACAATCAACTTGAAATTGGAAGCTGTGAGAATCAAAAGAGATGGACTTATGATGGTTCAAAACTCCTTTTGAGTGACACTAAGAAGTGCTTAACTGCTTCCGGCGAAGGGCTTCCGGTTTCTGTTTCCGATGCTTGCCATAGAAGCAACAGTTCATGGAGAACTGCATCACTTTCTAAGCTCCACTTGGCTACTTTTGATCAATATGGCAAACAACTTTGCTTGCATATGGATTCAAATTCATCTGTTGTTGTCACTTCAAAATGTATCTGCATCAATGATGATTCTCTTTGTCTTGATGATCCTCAAAGCCAATGGTTCCAACTTGTTGCTACCAATGTTTAA